In Ruminiclostridium papyrosolvens DSM 2782, the following proteins share a genomic window:
- a CDS encoding phosphatase PAP2 family protein produces the protein MTNNFLNRDNLVVYFRRVLFMLLIPMAQCVYFLLNVTTKGAHDVTTFLDSLIPFNEWFIIPYVFWYLYIFGILLVLAYCNEKIYYKLLFSILIGMFVCFAIYYIYPTTVPRPEVVPDNLLKKAVLIIYGKDRPVNCFPSIHMLDTILLTMFTLKYGKGLLMRFSSVAMCILIYMSTWFTKQHSVLDAVASTVLGTILFLIFENQYVYGKLESILSSFVLRNKSVSYQEEA, from the coding sequence ATGACTAATAATTTTTTAAATCGAGACAATCTGGTAGTGTATTTTCGAAGGGTACTGTTTATGCTATTAATACCAATGGCACAGTGCGTGTATTTCTTGTTGAATGTTACTACTAAGGGCGCTCACGATGTAACTACTTTTCTTGATAGTCTGATACCATTTAATGAATGGTTTATAATACCATATGTATTCTGGTATTTGTATATCTTTGGTATTCTGCTGGTTTTGGCATACTGTAATGAGAAAATTTATTACAAACTATTATTCAGTATATTAATTGGTATGTTTGTTTGTTTTGCAATTTATTATATCTACCCGACAACGGTTCCACGCCCTGAGGTAGTACCGGACAACCTTTTAAAAAAGGCAGTACTGATTATTTACGGCAAGGACAGGCCGGTTAATTGTTTCCCGAGCATCCATATGCTTGATACTATTTTGCTTACAATGTTTACATTGAAATACGGCAAGGGGCTGCTTATGAGGTTTTCGTCAGTAGCAATGTGCATTCTCATATACATGTCTACATGGTTTACTAAGCAGCATAGTGTTCTTGATGCAGTTGCATCAACGGTTTTGGGGACAATACTGTTTTTGATTTTTGAGAACCAGTATGTATATGGCAAGCTTGAAAGCATTCTAAGCTCTTTCGTATTGAGAAATAAAAGTGTATCGTATCAGGAAGAAGCATAG